The following are encoded in a window of Pyrenophora tritici-repentis strain M4 chromosome 6, whole genome shotgun sequence genomic DNA:
- a CDS encoding putative NADP-dependent oxidoreductase, translating into MVQNKGLIFKQIPEGWPKPGQDLTIEDRPIDLDQSLPEGSLLVKNFYASFDPYQRGRMRAPESKSYSPPFELGKPITNRSIFKVVKSNSDKFKEGETLITTGVTPIEEYSILNKDLVAGCRKLENPYNLDPKYFLGPLGMPGLTAWSSFYEIGQPKKGETIFISAASGAVGQLVGQLAKHEGLTVIGSVGDDKKLDFIKSELNFDAGFNYKTEKPADALARLAPNGIDIYYENVGGEQLEAAINAMNNFGRIIACGMISQYNTKPAEQYPIRNLMNVVAKRLTIRGFIVADENMGPKHAKEHQEKLQKWLADGTFKAKISVTEGIDNAIDGFLGMLEGKNFGKAVLQIADLSKE; encoded by the coding sequence ATGGTTCAGAACAAGGGCCTCATCTTCAAGCAGATTCCCGAGGGATGGCCAAAGCCGGGACAGGACCTCACCATTGAGGACCGACCTATCGACCTCGACCAGAGCCTACCAGAGGGCAGTCTGCTAGTAAAGAACTTTTATGCGTCCTTCGACCCTTACCAGCGTGGACGCATGCGTGCCCCAGAATCAAAGTCGTACTCTCCTCCCTTTGAGCTGGGCAAGCCCATCACCAACCGATCCATCTTCAAGGTTGTAAAGTCCAACAGCGACAAGTTTAAGGAAGGCGAGACGCTCATCACAACCGGCGTCACTCCGATCGAGGAGTACTCTATCCTCAACAAGGACCTTGTAGCCGGATGCCGGAAACTTGAGAACCCCTACAACCTCGACCCCAAGTACTTTCTCGGCCCCCTAGGCATGCCCGGCCTCACCGCCTGGTCCTCATTCTACGAGATCGGCCAACCCAAGAAGGGCGAGACAATCTTCATCTCGGCCGCCTCGGGAGCCGTCGGCCAGCTCGTCGGCCAACTCGCAAAGCACGAGGGCCTCACCGTCATCGGCAGCGTCGGCGACGACAAGAAGCTCGACTTCATCAAGAGCGAACTCAACTTCGACGCGGGTTTCAACTACAAGACGGAAAAACCCGCAGATGCCCTCGCCCGCCTCGCCCCCAACGGCATCGACATCTACTACGAAAATGTGGGCGGCGAACAACTCGAAGCCGCCATCAACGCCATGAACAACTTCGGCCGCATCATCGCTTGCGGTATGATCTCGCAGTACAACACTAAGCCCGCAGAACAATACCCCATTCGCAACCTCATGAACGTGGTTGCCAAGCGCCTCACTATTCGCGGCTTCATTGTCGCAGACGAGAACATGGGTCCCAAGCACGCAAAGGAGCACCAGGAGAAGCTGCAGAAGTGGTTGGCGGACGGTACTTTCAAGGCCAAGATTAGCGTGACGGAGGGTATTGATAATGCGATTGATGGCTTTTTGGGTATGCTGGAGGGGAAGAACTTTGGTAAGGCTGTGTTGCAGATTGCGGATTTGAGTAAGGAGTAG
- a CDS encoding Maf, Nucleotide-binding protein implicated in inhibition septum formation, with the protein MDVKEPLLPSEPPPSYEDARKSPLAHNRSASQARRPPPGPPPPLNLPALNELRGSRVVLASASPRRRQLLAQVGLTKIDVVPSKFAENLDHSLGALNYVLQTASAKAHDVYRTEINNAERGEPGILIAADTIIVSHDGRILEKPRSEADHLSMLKMLRDQGEHKVMTAVAVMRPLESAVEPGYAMETHVEETTVRFDPTVTDELILAYVKTRDGNDKAGGYGIQSGGSILIERIEGSYDNVVGLPLRATLKLIEKVMVPEEEQGDDFFVDSTEGDE; encoded by the exons ATGGACGTCAAGGAGCCGCTACTCCCGTCGGAACCTCCACCGTCGTATGAAGATGCACGAAAGTCACCACTAGCACACAACAGATCAGCATCACAAGCCAGGAGACCACCACCAGGTCCTCCTCCTCCGCTGAACTTGCCCGCATTGAATGAGTTGAGAGGATCCAGAGTTGTGCTTGCGAGCGCATCACCAAGGCGGAGACAACTTCTAGCACAG GTCGGGTTGACAAAGATCGATGTAGTCCCCTCCAAGTTCGCAGAGAACTTAGACCACTCTCTCGGCGCCCTGAACTACGTGCTCCAAACCGCATCCGCCAAAGCGCACGATGTCTACAGAACGGAGATCAACAATGCAGAGAGGGGTGAACCGGGAATCTTGATCGCTGCAGATACAATAATAGTATCACACGATGGACGGATACTGGAGAAGCCACGGAGCGAGGCGGACCATCTGTCCATGTTGAAGATGCTGAGAGATCAGGGCGAGCACAAGGTCATGACGGCTGTTGCGGTGATGCGACCGTTGGAATCGGCTGTCGAGCCTGGCTATGCGATGGAAACCCATGTTGAGGAGACGACGGTCCGATTTGATCCTACTG TTACCGACGAACTTATCCTCGCATACGTCAAAACACGCGACGGCAATGACAAAGCAGGCGGCTACGGCATTCAGTCTGGCGGGTCCATACTCATCGAGCGTATAGAAGGATCGTATGATAATGTTGTTGGGCTACCGCTACGGGCTACTTTGAAGCTCATTGAGAAGGTCATGGTGCCCGAGGAAGAACAAGGGGACGACTTCTTTGTGGATAGCACAGAGGGCGATGAATAA
- a CDS encoding HOX domain containing protein, whose amino-acid sequence MDHQGAGFAFDPNMDFPAFKSVDDTAGFFYGDEAIDTSAIATAASSFAPAMFDTQSSFDMQHSLSLDDTSVTPAWNTQLTPHMQPATNSFLSTPMQSFNSMPGEFNALGKRPLQLEETHEYPQAKRHAGFDFPLFPTPSTAIDSWSMEPTPPSTSSEGLTDEAADVCSIWFNNDKHIDSLSQLTGESEEAIRNWFGRLVKQGMDGSQSDSAYKSQTFLIQQQPLDNTFWHDPTYQTELTQVSPPQINISPEMSPSLDDVATTTVQSVTTSRGNKKRCTPTDDVELLRRDPQKIYQCTRKCGKRYGRKNDWKRNEEEGYPNTSVSLSSLASPIRIATC is encoded by the exons ATGGATCATCAGGGCGCAGGTTTCGCCTTTGACCCTAACATGGATTTTCCGGCGTTCAAGTCAGTGGATGACACTGCTGGCTTCTTTTACGGCGACGAAGCGATCGACACATCCGCGATCGCGACCGCTGCGTCTTCTTTCGCTCCCGCCATGTTCGATACTCAGAGCTCATTTGATATGCAACATAGTCTG TCCTTGGATGATACCTCGGTGACCCCAGCATGGAACACACAGCTCACACCACACATGCAGCCTGCGACAAATTCCTTCCTCTCTACACCCATGCAATCTTTCAACAGCATGCCTGGCGAGTTCAATGCGCTCGGCAAGCGACCACTCCAACTTGAGGAGACACACGAGTACCCTCAGGCCAAGCGACATGCAGGCTTCGACTTTCCCCTATTCCCTACACCGTCGACAGCAATCGACTCCTGGTCAATGGAACCGACTCCACCATCTACATCATCAGAGGGCTTGACAGACGAGGCGGCAGATGTTTGCTCAATTTGGTTCAACAA CGACAAGCATATTGACTCTCTTAGCCAGCTTACCGGAGAGTCCGAAGAAGCCATTCGGAACTGGTTCGGTCGTCTGGTGAAGCAGGGCATGGACGGCAGTCAGAGCGACTCAGCTTACAAGTCACAAACATTTCTCATCCAACAGCAGCCGTTGGACAACACATTCTGGCATGACCCCACTTACCAGACAGAACTCACCCAAGTGTCGCCTCCACAGATCAATATTAGCCCTGAGATGTCACCTAGTCTTGACGATGTAGCCACGACGACTGTGCAGTCAGTCACTACTTCGCGAGGCAACAAGAAGCGCTGCACGCCTACCGATGATGTGGAACTGCTCAGAAGGGACCCCCAAAAAATCTACCAGTGCACCCGAAAATGCGGCAAGCGATATGGCCGTAAGAACGACTGGAAGCGAAATGAGGAGGAAGGCTATCCG AACACCAGCGTATCACTCTCGAGTCTGGCTTCTCCTATTCGTATCGCAACTTGCTGA
- a CDS encoding PAT1 multi-domain protein, whose translation MHSQHSVVSRRDPHTPQDQHPAQQHMQNEQLPQLPTYPASEAQQLKQNPQLYPYPNQYSQSSCGQTQQLLGLLNYAPFGHPHDAKTPVSQNSVHMPVQVQHESQSQHHPTAQNGKENVPHDEWHLLLGVVPTDHVSILYWSRTVNDWVDKKLEKCRVGQLEQGFHISLAAISFMRYRADPTQSEEFFEKLERMQGEGDIATIAQDHRHKAPALNARAATYTPTPEKKRKNEDATLVLKSQDKVFVATAPIFRPSVQRHTQDVPPKQTAQTTHCKSEVEPPYCHFIPSYATKELLLVSKYSSRLDSGQPPPPPPAATPRQVLSRELHIGDEVPRDNTHRPKGPPFKTYPKPADLQSKLRLALESSDSFDHLRKMWFERARGQDSKDDKATRSPDRKDEVAK comes from the exons ATGCACAGCCAACACTCAGTTGTATCAAGGCGAGACCCTCATACGCCACAAGATCAGCATCCCGCACAGCAACACATGCAAAACGAACAGTTGCCACAGCTACCCACATATCCTGCTTCAGAAGCGCAACAGTTGAAGCAGAACCCACAACTTTATCCGTACCCAAACCAGTATTCTCAGTCCTCCTGCGGACAGACACAGCAGCTACTGGGGCTGCTAAACTACGCGCCTTTTGGACACCCGCATGACGCTAAAACCCCTGTATCGCAAAATTCAGTGCATATGCCAGTGCAAGTACAGCACGAATCACAGTCACAACATCACCCGACGGCACAAAACGGCAAGGAGAACGTCCCACATGATGAATGGCATCTGTTGCTGGGTGTCGTGCCGACCGACCACGTAAGCATAT TGTACTGGAGCCGAACTGTAAACGACTGGGTGGATAAAAAGCTCGAGAAGTGCCGAGTCGGTCAGCTAGAACAGGGATTCCATATATCCCTCGCCGCTATCAGCTTTATGCGATACAGAGCAGATCCAACGCAATCCGAAGAGTTCTTTGAAAAGCTCGAAAGAATGCAAGGTGAAGGGGATATAGCGACAATCGCGCAAGACCACCGCCACAAAGCTCCTGCCCTGAATGCACGCGCAGCTACATATACCCCCACGCCTGAAAAGAAAAGGAAGAATGAGGACGCTACATTGGTACTTAAGTCTCAAGACAAAGTCTTCGTTGCAACAGCCCCAATTTTTAGGCCTTCAGTCCAGCGTCACACCCAGGACGTGCCCCCGAAGCAGACTGCCCAAACTACGCATTGCAAGTCAGAGGTTGAGCCGCCGTATTGCCATTTCATCCCATCATACGCAACAAAGGAACTACTGCTTGTTAGCAAGTACTCAAGCCGATTAGACAGCGGTCaacctccacctccacccCCGGCCGCTACGCCCCGACAAGTTCTATCCCGCGAACTTCACATAGGAGATGAAGTTCCCAGAGACAACACTCACCGACCGAAGGGTCCTCCTTTCAAGACATATCCCAAGCCCGCGGACCTTCAAAGCAAGTTGCGACTAGCGCTCGAAAGCAGCGATTCGTTTGACCATCTGCGAAAGATGTGGTTTGAGCGAGCTCGAGGCCAAGACAGCAAGGATGACAAAGCTACACGTTCACCAGACAGAAAGGACGAGGTGGCTAAATAG